One window of Pseudacidobacterium ailaaui genomic DNA carries:
- a CDS encoding TrbI/VirB10 family protein encodes MAEPTSRSGESHPFPYQEPEVTAPQYGEDLPPKPQRRSKRTWFKDGIGGERKGRVVGVIVIACVATLAVITLINSTPKRRRPSAVNQQTRQAPVRKTESVGLPTDRVEPVATNDEQDEISPETIQKAAQSAQNVQGKADLLSSSLGDHARPNEAAKRQSLGEIPAFTPPPIPGDGNNQWTPAPYHDAAMNQNRQREIESAHRAALTRASLTFVDEKEDSHPSSGQAGAVASHDDNWNLGFRAGYHLSTHLETVASTFLAGAPVIAVVDFDYSRNGATIVPAGSRVIGSMGSANATGLCRINFTSITMPNGATVPISAIGLDHHLMPLKGYVTGRHRFEQFFLAGLAGTGNVAAIWSSSSGSLSEADLLKLQAANSFGAAAGQQISDLQEEVQKNLVVTLPAGTQVEVLFTDQQRNSGSGKSQQ; translated from the coding sequence ATGGCTGAACCGACATCTCGTTCCGGGGAGTCCCATCCATTTCCCTACCAAGAGCCAGAAGTGACCGCGCCGCAGTATGGAGAGGACCTGCCGCCCAAACCACAAAGGAGGAGCAAGCGCACTTGGTTCAAAGACGGCATCGGCGGAGAGCGAAAGGGCCGGGTCGTGGGTGTGATTGTCATTGCCTGTGTGGCCACGCTGGCGGTCATCACGCTCATCAACTCCACGCCGAAGCGGAGGCGGCCAAGCGCCGTCAATCAGCAAACCCGACAGGCACCCGTGCGCAAGACAGAAAGTGTTGGCTTGCCGACGGACCGGGTAGAGCCAGTTGCCACCAATGATGAGCAAGATGAAATTAGTCCTGAGACGATCCAGAAAGCTGCGCAGAGTGCCCAGAACGTGCAGGGCAAGGCAGATCTTTTATCCTCATCGCTGGGGGACCACGCGAGGCCAAACGAAGCGGCCAAGCGCCAAAGCCTGGGAGAAATCCCTGCGTTTACTCCCCCGCCGATTCCCGGCGACGGTAACAACCAGTGGACTCCGGCGCCATACCATGATGCCGCAATGAACCAAAACAGGCAGAGGGAGATCGAATCGGCACACCGCGCTGCATTGACCCGGGCATCTCTGACATTTGTCGATGAAAAGGAGGACAGTCATCCATCATCTGGGCAAGCAGGCGCTGTGGCCAGCCATGACGACAACTGGAACCTCGGGTTCCGGGCCGGATACCACCTATCCACACACCTGGAAACTGTGGCCAGCACGTTTCTTGCTGGCGCTCCCGTCATTGCTGTGGTCGATTTCGATTATTCACGAAATGGGGCCACCATCGTGCCTGCCGGCTCTCGTGTGATCGGCTCGATGGGGAGCGCCAATGCTACAGGATTGTGCCGGATCAATTTCACCAGCATTACCATGCCCAATGGTGCGACAGTTCCGATCAGCGCCATTGGGCTCGACCACCACTTGATGCCGCTCAAAGGCTATGTGACGGGAAGGCATCGGTTTGAACAGTTTTTCCTTGCCGGGTTGGCTGGTACCGGCAATGTCGCGGCCATCTGGTCCAGTAGCAGCGGGTCGCTTTCTGAAGCCGATCTGCTCAAGCTCCAGGCCGCTAACAGTTTTGGGGCGGCAGCAGGGCAGCAGATCTCCGACCTTCAGGAAGAGGTACAGAAGAACCTGGTGGTTACCCTCCCTGCTGGGACCCAGGTCGAAGTGCTCTTCACAGACCAGCAGCGCAACAGCGGGAGCGGAAAAAGCCAGCAGTAA
- a CDS encoding lytic transglycosylase domain-containing protein produces the protein MSKLLTVMVLVFMAASASAAGRKTLVTKERIGPPDDELYYADAYADHYGIPRALFRAILAQESGWNPGAVSSKGAKGLGQLMPGTAARFGVRNPFSITENLSGAAQYLAGLIAEFHDLREVVAAYYCGEHHIRQKGLRYSNPEVIRYVHSVRERYIQELKEEQLHVAAR, from the coding sequence GTGTCTAAACTTCTGACGGTGATGGTGCTGGTCTTCATGGCTGCAAGCGCATCCGCCGCAGGACGTAAAACTCTTGTTACGAAAGAGCGCATCGGGCCTCCGGACGATGAGCTTTATTATGCCGACGCCTATGCCGACCACTATGGAATTCCGCGTGCCCTGTTCCGTGCCATCCTTGCGCAGGAGTCCGGCTGGAACCCGGGCGCAGTCTCGTCCAAAGGGGCCAAAGGACTTGGCCAACTTATGCCCGGCACGGCTGCGAGATTCGGCGTCCGCAACCCATTTTCGATTACGGAAAATCTCAGCGGGGCGGCACAGTATCTGGCCGGATTGATTGCAGAGTTTCATGACCTGCGAGAGGTCGTGGCTGCCTATTATTGCGGCGAACATCACATTCGGCAAAAAGGTTTGCGGTACTCCAATCCGGAGGTTATTCGCTACGTGCATTCAGTCCGGGAACGCTATATTCAGGAACTCAAGGAGGAACAACTGCATGTTGCGGCGAGGTAG
- a CDS encoding AAA family ATPase gives MSGTTDQPSKIQQRLDHVFSTPQVLLQELAGVGYLTDMVTAHAVWYAYKLDRPILQEGPAGAGKTQLALSLGKATGMEIIRLQCYTGITDDKAIGRYDRALQELFVLAKREEQMDFSTLRKEISNRKFFLPGPLLQAIESPTKCILLIDEIDKVPHEFEAMLLELLSVWEISAPGLGTIAATTRPLTILTSNAERDLADPLRRRSVYLMVQHPTPEIEARIVSLKTQALPIETHVFIAGLAKTLRIFSLRKPPSISEMSDIAQAMELLGKTSILPEDRELFLPLLAKRPEDIDSLRLREKFSAIVIQAKDFVTRAKLHLAVRQGRLRQEVLQLKVEQIRASQDLQQLLKDLEFTEFPGTILREMEAETGRLGNRSHA, from the coding sequence TTGAGCGGGACGACGGACCAACCCAGCAAGATCCAGCAACGGCTGGACCATGTGTTTTCCACCCCGCAGGTGCTTCTTCAGGAGCTGGCTGGCGTTGGTTATTTGACCGACATGGTTACGGCCCACGCCGTATGGTACGCCTACAAGCTGGATCGGCCTATTTTGCAGGAGGGGCCGGCGGGAGCAGGAAAGACGCAATTGGCCTTGTCCTTAGGCAAGGCCACAGGGATGGAGATCATCCGTCTGCAATGTTACACGGGCATCACCGATGACAAGGCGATTGGACGATATGACCGCGCCCTGCAAGAACTCTTTGTGTTGGCCAAGCGGGAAGAGCAGATGGATTTCTCGACGTTACGCAAGGAGATCAGCAATCGGAAATTCTTTCTCCCAGGTCCCTTGCTGCAGGCCATTGAATCGCCGACCAAGTGCATACTGTTGATCGATGAGATTGATAAAGTACCTCATGAATTTGAGGCAATGCTACTGGAGCTGCTGTCGGTATGGGAAATCTCTGCACCTGGACTGGGTACCATAGCAGCCACCACCCGCCCGCTCACGATTTTGACCTCGAATGCTGAGAGAGACTTGGCCGACCCGTTGCGGCGGCGCAGCGTCTATCTCATGGTCCAGCATCCAACCCCGGAGATTGAGGCGAGGATCGTGTCTTTGAAGACACAAGCGCTGCCCATTGAGACCCACGTGTTCATTGCGGGCCTGGCGAAAACATTGCGGATTTTCTCACTGCGCAAGCCGCCATCGATCTCGGAGATGAGCGATATTGCCCAGGCCATGGAGCTTTTGGGGAAGACCAGCATCCTGCCTGAAGACCGCGAACTGTTTCTTCCGCTGCTGGCCAAACGGCCGGAAGATATTGACTCTTTGCGGCTGCGCGAAAAATTCTCGGCCATCGTCATACAGGCCAAAGATTTTGTCACCCGGGCAAAATTACACCTCGCAGTCAGGCAGGGAAGGTTGCGGCAAGAAGTTCTCCAACTCAAAGTGGAGCAGATCCGCGCCTCCCAAGATCTCCAGCAATTACTCAAAGACCTGGAGTTTACCGAATTCCCCGGCACCATCCTCCGAGAGATGGAAGCGGAAACAGGCAGGCTGGGAAACCGGTCTCATGCCTGA
- a CDS encoding RNA-guided endonuclease InsQ/TnpB family protein, which produces MTYRLYPNAEQEARLQETLGLHQRLYNTALEERIRVYREIGKSLSFSDQCKMLTQWRKTVPALARLNAQSEQVTLKRVHLAFQHFFRRVKNGETPGFPRFKSLRRYPGWGYKTHGDGWRLHPGKNGKHGKLYLQGVGQVPIRGEARTVGIPVTCEILHKAGKWYASVTLEMETVQRERGMGMGAFDWGLKDFLTIATPNGIETVANPRHLKNQLVELKRLGQKVSRKIRMAQKLSGRQKGFPISANLRKDIQHLARLHAKVARSRKDFLHQTSAWLVKRFGAIATEMLDVKSMLHSGGSRKKRLNREIHAAAPSAFLKMTKTKAEEAGSWYEEAPTREIKPTQRCHACWRLPDEKKKLSDRQHRCPHCGVTCSRDENAALVLLRWLEMRLAGNPGHCSPQGAGREPSEVWSGGSFAAAKHETHAIP; this is translated from the coding sequence GTGACCTATCGCTTGTATCCCAACGCCGAGCAGGAAGCTCGGCTGCAGGAGACGCTGGGTTTACATCAGCGGTTATACAACACGGCACTGGAAGAACGCATTCGTGTGTATCGAGAAATCGGCAAGAGCTTGTCGTTTTCAGACCAATGCAAGATGCTCACCCAATGGCGTAAAACGGTGCCCGCATTGGCGCGGCTGAATGCCCAATCCGAACAGGTCACGCTCAAGCGAGTGCACCTGGCTTTTCAGCATTTCTTCCGGCGCGTAAAGAATGGGGAAACGCCCGGCTTCCCCCGATTCAAGAGCCTTCGGCGCTATCCGGGCTGGGGATACAAGACCCACGGTGACGGCTGGAGGCTGCATCCAGGCAAGAATGGGAAACACGGCAAGCTGTATTTGCAGGGTGTCGGCCAGGTGCCCATTCGCGGCGAGGCTCGAACGGTAGGTATTCCCGTAACCTGCGAGATCTTGCACAAAGCGGGCAAGTGGTACGCATCCGTCACGTTGGAAATGGAGACCGTACAGCGTGAGCGTGGAATGGGGATGGGCGCGTTCGATTGGGGTCTCAAGGATTTTCTCACCATTGCCACACCAAACGGCATAGAAACCGTGGCCAATCCCCGCCACCTCAAGAACCAACTGGTCGAATTGAAACGTCTCGGGCAAAAGGTATCGCGGAAAATTCGCATGGCCCAGAAGCTCAGCGGTCGGCAAAAGGGATTTCCCATATCGGCCAATCTGCGCAAAGACATCCAGCATCTGGCCCGACTCCATGCCAAAGTGGCCCGAAGCCGCAAGGATTTTCTGCATCAAACCAGTGCCTGGTTGGTGAAACGGTTTGGGGCCATCGCCACGGAGATGCTGGACGTAAAGAGCATGCTGCATAGCGGTGGCTCTCGCAAGAAGAGACTCAACCGCGAGATTCATGCTGCCGCGCCGAGCGCTTTCCTCAAAATGACCAAGACCAAAGCGGAAGAGGCTGGGTCGTGGTACGAGGAAGCGCCGACGCGGGAGATCAAGCCCACGCAACGCTGCCATGCGTGCTGGAGATTGCCGGATGAGAAGAAAAAGCTCTCCGACCGGCAACATCGGTGTCCGCACTGTGGCGTGACCTGTAGCCGCGACGAAAACGCGGCTCTGGTGTTGTTACGTTGGCTGGAAATGAGACTGGCCGGTAATCCCGGCCATTGTTCCCCACAAGGGGCCGGGCGGGAACCGTCCGAGGTGTGGAGCGGTGGAAGTTTCGCCGCGGCGAAGCACGAAACTCACGCCATACCGTAA
- a CDS encoding PIN domain-containing protein, whose protein sequence is MDVNPVLARLDEAHEHHSMAKEWFAMPGLRWALCPFTEAGVLRYFTRPKTGGISMGEATAMLERLKQGLPGYRYQPIAADWQTLTKPFFKRLQGHNQVTDAYLLGLALSEGLILATFDKAILHLAGEHSQHVHVLEAK, encoded by the coding sequence ATGGACGTGAATCCGGTTCTCGCAAGGCTCGATGAGGCGCATGAGCATCACAGCATGGCAAAAGAGTGGTTTGCCATGCCCGGCTTAAGGTGGGCTTTGTGCCCTTTCACCGAAGCCGGAGTGTTGCGTTACTTCACAAGGCCCAAGACCGGGGGCATAAGCATGGGAGAGGCCACGGCCATGCTGGAGCGGTTGAAACAGGGGTTGCCGGGATACCGCTACCAGCCTATTGCGGCTGACTGGCAAACATTGACGAAGCCGTTCTTCAAGCGTTTGCAGGGCCATAATCAAGTCACAGATGCCTATTTGCTCGGCCTGGCTCTGAGTGAAGGGCTGATACTCGCCACCTTCGACAAAGCAATCCTGCATTTGGCCGGGGAGCACAGCCAACACGTTCATGTCTTGGAGGCGAAGTAA
- a CDS encoding DUF1173 family protein codes for MDYRIGSILVQPEQPDFISVLAEAYRARVRPLCLCKGEPGLPMYIACINGHYYLKRMPNTGQEHAVHCVSWEMPEELSGRAELGSGIRVDGDAVLLKLAFPLAKQGNRPAPEAKDAASNEKLSVNNGGKRLSLQGLLHMLWDDAALNKWNASDSWRSWESIYTALNIAIDGKVVKHNPLSKYVYLPEPWQQDKAEEQAARRRKKFAELTAEQGKGHPLMLLIGEWKKLEDAALGGSRAIIKHVPGFAFQVNDQLRKRIEKYYAQELALVKATEDQKTHLVVAATFSVTAAGTAEFEELTLMPVTPQWIPFDNIYELDLLRHLTEQKRSFLRPLRYNRVKEGIYMPTAILTDTGEPTALFVVPPERELDKYEHGTLELDLKKWFWDTRASELLPVIPAKAA; via the coding sequence ATGGACTATCGTATCGGGAGCATCCTGGTCCAGCCCGAGCAACCCGACTTCATATCCGTTTTGGCGGAGGCGTATCGGGCCCGCGTAAGACCGTTGTGCCTGTGTAAAGGGGAGCCTGGTCTCCCCATGTACATCGCATGTATCAATGGCCACTACTACCTCAAAAGAATGCCCAACACCGGACAGGAACACGCTGTGCATTGTGTGTCCTGGGAAATGCCCGAAGAACTGTCCGGCCGTGCGGAACTGGGAAGCGGTATCCGTGTGGACGGCGATGCAGTCTTGCTGAAGCTGGCCTTTCCCTTGGCCAAGCAGGGAAACCGCCCCGCTCCAGAGGCCAAAGACGCAGCGTCGAACGAAAAGCTCAGCGTCAACAACGGAGGCAAGCGGCTGTCGCTACAAGGGCTCCTCCATATGCTGTGGGATGATGCAGCGCTAAACAAGTGGAATGCCTCCGACAGCTGGCGGTCATGGGAATCCATATATACGGCCCTCAATATTGCCATCGACGGCAAAGTGGTGAAACACAATCCTCTGAGTAAATATGTATATCTTCCGGAGCCATGGCAGCAGGACAAGGCTGAGGAGCAGGCTGCGCGGCGGCGTAAGAAGTTCGCAGAGTTGACGGCCGAGCAAGGCAAGGGACATCCTCTGATGCTGCTGATCGGCGAATGGAAGAAACTTGAAGATGCAGCTCTTGGAGGAAGCAGGGCCATCATCAAACATGTTCCTGGCTTTGCCTTTCAAGTCAACGACCAGCTCAGAAAGCGAATAGAAAAGTACTATGCCCAGGAACTGGCCCTGGTCAAGGCCACGGAAGACCAAAAGACCCACTTGGTAGTCGCTGCCACCTTTTCTGTGACCGCCGCTGGGACCGCTGAATTCGAGGAGCTTACCTTAATGCCCGTGACACCGCAGTGGATTCCTTTCGACAACATCTACGAACTGGACCTTCTGCGGCACTTAACCGAACAGAAGCGTTCCTTTCTGCGACCGCTGCGGTACAACCGTGTTAAGGAAGGCATCTATATGCCCACGGCAATCTTAACGGACACCGGCGAGCCGACGGCCCTCTTTGTGGTGCCTCCAGAAAGGGAACTCGACAAATATGAGCATGGCACTCTTGAGTTAGACCTCAAGAAGTGGTTTTGGGATACTCGGGCCAGTGAATTGTTGCCCGTTATTCCAGCCAAAGCGGCGTAA
- a CDS encoding DUF192 domain-containing protein — protein MKIVRQGDGRVLAQRVLSCASFFARLRGLIGKDSLEEGEGMLLKNCSSIHTCFLRFPIDAVYLAGARSLQVIAVDRCLPQWRFGRKYRQTEHVLELPANSAHWVKPGDILVLEP, from the coding sequence ATGAAAATCGTTCGCCAAGGTGATGGGCGTGTGCTCGCCCAACGGGTGTTGTCCTGCGCCAGCTTCTTTGCGCGATTGCGCGGACTGATCGGGAAAGACAGCTTGGAGGAAGGCGAAGGAATGCTGCTTAAAAACTGTTCCAGCATTCACACCTGCTTCCTCCGATTTCCCATCGATGCAGTCTATCTTGCTGGTGCACGATCGCTTCAGGTGATAGCCGTCGACCGGTGCCTCCCTCAATGGCGCTTCGGTCGAAAGTACAGGCAGACGGAACACGTATTGGAGCTGCCAGCCAATAGCGCACACTGGGTCAAGCCTGGAGACATTTTGGTCCTGGAACCATAG
- a CDS encoding type II secretion system F family protein: MHLVYALLGITIFLGITSGFLLVLMQRERSSLRKRIRELVVLQDEDRPDRTEVAEKVVRKVSFLAGVIRTHLGGRTDASVEERLTAAGIQLPRAADVYFVTRIASPTVFALVTYFVSQHNFFFALGAAALGYILPDFFLDRLVKRYRLKIRRAMPDMVDLLSVCVEAGLGIDQAMLRTAREMSIAYPELCYELLMTNKERQAGLTRAAAWENLVQRTQSDDLDTLVTILGQADQLGTPITTALRNYADDLRIQRQNLAKEKAKKAAVLILIPLVLFIFPTVFIIMMGPAVLTLADGLSRGFLSR; this comes from the coding sequence ATGCATCTCGTTTACGCGCTCCTTGGCATCACGATCTTTCTTGGAATCACTTCCGGCTTCCTGCTGGTGCTGATGCAACGGGAACGGTCCTCTCTCCGTAAGCGGATCCGTGAGCTGGTTGTCCTTCAGGACGAGGACAGGCCGGATCGAACGGAAGTGGCAGAGAAGGTTGTGCGTAAGGTGTCGTTTTTGGCCGGCGTGATCCGCACTCACCTCGGCGGACGTACCGATGCCAGCGTGGAAGAGCGTCTGACGGCGGCTGGCATCCAGCTGCCTCGTGCGGCCGATGTCTATTTCGTGACCCGCATCGCAAGCCCCACTGTTTTTGCCCTGGTGACCTATTTCGTTTCCCAGCACAATTTCTTCTTTGCTCTTGGGGCCGCAGCGCTTGGATATATCCTGCCGGATTTCTTCCTTGACCGTCTGGTCAAGCGCTATCGCCTCAAAATCAGGCGGGCCATGCCCGACATGGTGGACCTGCTGAGTGTCTGTGTAGAGGCAGGTCTGGGCATAGACCAGGCCATGCTACGTACCGCCAGGGAGATGAGTATTGCCTATCCGGAGCTCTGTTATGAGCTGCTGATGACCAACAAAGAACGTCAGGCAGGTCTCACACGGGCCGCCGCATGGGAAAACCTCGTGCAGCGGACCCAATCCGACGACCTCGACACCCTGGTCACGATTCTCGGTCAGGCGGACCAGCTGGGCACGCCGATCACCACAGCGCTGCGGAATTATGCTGATGACCTTCGGATCCAGCGCCAGAACCTGGCCAAAGAAAAGGCCAAAAAAGCCGCTGTCCTGATTTTGATACCTCTTGTGCTGTTTATCTTCCCCACAGTCTTCATCATCATGATGGGGCCTGCTGTATTGACACTTGCTGATGGACTTTCCCGCGGCTTCTTGTCGCGGTAA
- a CDS encoding type II secretion system F family protein — MFYVFLSCGFVLVFLGTALLLQGPSKEEKAALARLEVLMGDGATSIPEESLLLEIDTQKGWLERALGGVSLMKGLENLLQQANWTISVETVLLLCLGSGFFGFLVGWLYAGGLWNELVLSLLFLPAPYFVLRYSRTRRLRAFDRALPDAIDIVQRTLRAGLSVQDAFKKVAEKAKEPVASEFHTVVVRLARGADMKTELIKLADRVPTPDLRIFVTALNVQRETGGDLPVVLDRLTRMIRTRVGLLGEMRAETAQGRLSGIVLTLIPAAIAGGLKIINPDYMAPLFHDRRGHYMLIYCVISNLLGLFFIRRITSLEV; from the coding sequence ATGTTTTACGTATTCCTGTCCTGCGGATTCGTGTTGGTGTTTCTCGGCACAGCACTTCTGCTTCAGGGCCCCTCGAAAGAGGAAAAAGCGGCCCTGGCGAGACTGGAAGTGTTGATGGGAGATGGAGCGACATCCATACCTGAGGAATCCCTACTGCTGGAAATCGATACACAAAAAGGCTGGCTTGAGCGAGCACTGGGTGGTGTCTCCCTCATGAAGGGACTTGAAAATCTTCTTCAGCAGGCGAACTGGACCATCAGCGTTGAGACGGTGCTGCTCCTGTGCCTTGGTTCCGGTTTTTTTGGTTTTCTGGTTGGCTGGCTCTATGCGGGCGGGCTGTGGAATGAGCTTGTTTTGTCTCTCTTGTTTCTTCCCGCACCCTATTTTGTGCTGCGCTACAGCAGGACCCGGCGCCTCAGGGCCTTTGACCGGGCATTGCCCGATGCAATTGACATTGTGCAGCGGACCCTGCGTGCTGGGCTTTCAGTACAGGATGCCTTCAAGAAGGTTGCGGAGAAGGCCAAAGAGCCCGTAGCCAGTGAGTTCCATACGGTTGTAGTCCGCCTGGCGCGCGGGGCCGACATGAAAACCGAACTCATCAAACTGGCAGACCGTGTGCCCACTCCGGACCTTCGCATCTTCGTCACGGCTCTCAATGTACAGCGCGAGACTGGCGGCGATCTTCCGGTGGTGCTGGACCGGCTGACGCGGATGATCCGCACGCGGGTTGGCCTGCTTGGAGAAATGCGCGCAGAAACCGCCCAGGGCCGACTGTCAGGAATCGTCCTCACGCTCATCCCAGCAGCCATTGCCGGTGGATTGAAAATAATCAATCCCGATTACATGGCCCCGCTGTTTCATGACCGTCGCGGGCACTACATGCTGATATATTGCGTGATTTCGAATCTGTTAGGGCTGTTCTTCATCCGTCGCATCACCTCACTTGAGGTATAA
- a CDS encoding CpaF family protein, with protein MFEVRRNADAKRAASCLVTDLNSESLADRTEAPVVIPRQYPLDEVQRVHQRMIDEMKAENLNDKDWERVKDAARLMINKMGLQYPNHERDELAAQVADEIIGHGPIEPLLREERISDIMINGPFQIFCEIEGINRLVPIRFRDEDHLRHHIDRIVAAVGRRIDESSPMVNARLKDGSRFNAILPPLSLKGPAVSIRKFGTHKIRGPELVKKKSLAPWMLEFLEAAVRARLNIVISGGTGAGKTTLLNTISQAIPDTERILTIEDSAELQISQPNVVPLETRTANLEGKGAVTQRDLLINALRMKPDRIIIGECRGGETFDMLQAMNTGHEGSLTTVHANSPRDALSRIQNMVLMGDMGLSEDAINRQIAAAIHLIVQAVRLSDGSRRISAISEITGMQGMVISMQDIFSFQQKTTDANGMIHGSFVGNGIVPECVSKIERMGKKFPPGFFNQRMDV; from the coding sequence ATGTTTGAGGTAAGGCGCAATGCAGATGCCAAACGGGCAGCATCCTGCCTCGTCACGGATCTGAACTCGGAAAGTCTCGCCGATAGGACTGAGGCGCCCGTCGTCATACCCCGGCAATATCCACTCGATGAGGTGCAGCGCGTTCACCAGCGCATGATCGACGAGATGAAGGCCGAGAACCTCAACGACAAGGACTGGGAACGGGTGAAGGATGCAGCAAGGCTCATGATCAACAAGATGGGCCTGCAGTATCCCAACCATGAGCGGGACGAGCTTGCCGCCCAGGTCGCCGACGAAATTATCGGGCACGGCCCGATTGAACCGTTGCTGCGGGAAGAACGGATTTCCGACATCATGATCAATGGACCGTTCCAGATCTTCTGCGAGATTGAAGGCATCAATCGGCTCGTCCCGATCCGGTTCCGTGATGAAGACCATTTACGACACCACATCGATCGCATTGTTGCGGCCGTAGGGCGCCGGATTGATGAGTCTTCGCCCATGGTCAATGCCCGGTTAAAGGACGGCTCCCGGTTCAATGCAATCCTGCCTCCTCTCTCGTTGAAAGGCCCCGCAGTCTCCATCCGGAAGTTTGGGACCCATAAGATCCGTGGCCCCGAGCTTGTAAAGAAGAAAAGTCTGGCCCCGTGGATGCTCGAATTCCTGGAGGCGGCTGTGCGGGCGAGGTTGAATATCGTCATTTCCGGCGGGACCGGGGCGGGGAAGACCACGCTACTCAATACTATTTCTCAGGCCATCCCGGACACGGAACGAATCCTCACCATCGAGGATTCGGCAGAGTTGCAAATCTCCCAGCCCAATGTGGTCCCTCTTGAGACCAGGACGGCGAATTTGGAAGGCAAAGGCGCCGTTACGCAGCGCGATCTGTTGATTAACGCGCTGCGCATGAAGCCGGACCGTATCATCATTGGCGAGTGCCGGGGCGGAGAGACCTTCGACATGCTCCAGGCCATGAATACGGGCCATGAAGGCTCCCTTACGACCGTCCACGCAAATAGTCCACGCGATGCGCTCAGCCGGATCCAGAATATGGTGCTCATGGGAGACATGGGACTATCGGAAGACGCCATCAATCGGCAGATTGCGGCGGCCATTCATCTGATTGTCCAAGCCGTCCGGCTGAGTGACGGCTCTCGCCGTATCTCGGCCATTTCTGAGATCACCGGGATGCAAGGCATGGTGATCTCCATGCAGGACATCTTCTCCTTTCAGCAAAAGACAACCGATGCCAATGGAATGATCCACGGCTCCTTTGTGGGCAATGGCATTGTTCCGGAATGTGTAAGCAAGATCGAACGCATGGGAAAAAAGTTCCCTCCCGGATTTTTCAACCAGAGGATGGATGTCTGA
- a CDS encoding AAA family ATPase produces MPLAIVSVCADPSLQDSLQQAAKVLNLGPVSNIDHYITPSDEATYKGKPNTVPVAVVCIDANREAGFQTAELLRNHPHASFRVIIATTSQDSGLILGILREGKYGFLSLPANVNQILAELRKFAPAAAQPVEGREDGKVLLFAGVHGGAGTTTLAVHTAVALAESGKRTLLIDYHRSLGHAALYLGLPHSARSFYDVLAEDERLDESLLSSYVVQHESGLDVLCSPDALGGPVTGKWGSLTFERVVTFLRNHYDCIIVDASARDPELGPLVSLADWMLLVVSAEVAPARNLTQFANFYSPRARKIMVIVNHEGRSAVSAADVAAHVSVPLLAAFPYLNGVVAAAVNAGHTVAREHRTFFGPLEKCLELVEPEGARYEEPRKKWNRWWRR; encoded by the coding sequence ATGCCGCTAGCTATTGTGTCCGTTTGTGCCGATCCATCTTTGCAGGATTCGTTGCAGCAGGCAGCGAAGGTCCTGAATTTAGGGCCCGTGTCGAATATCGATCACTACATTACTCCTTCGGATGAAGCCACATATAAAGGAAAACCGAACACGGTCCCTGTGGCTGTGGTGTGTATCGATGCCAACCGTGAGGCAGGTTTTCAGACCGCTGAGTTGCTGCGAAATCATCCCCACGCATCCTTCCGAGTCATCATTGCCACCACGTCCCAGGATTCTGGTCTCATTCTCGGGATCCTGCGCGAGGGGAAATATGGCTTTCTCAGTCTCCCAGCAAATGTAAACCAGATCTTGGCTGAGCTCAGAAAGTTTGCACCCGCTGCCGCCCAGCCTGTCGAAGGACGGGAGGATGGCAAGGTCCTTTTGTTTGCCGGCGTGCACGGCGGTGCAGGCACAACGACCCTTGCCGTGCATACAGCAGTGGCGCTGGCCGAAAGCGGAAAACGCACCCTGCTGATCGACTACCATCGCTCTCTGGGCCATGCAGCGTTGTATCTCGGTCTGCCGCATTCGGCACGCTCCTTTTACGATGTGCTGGCTGAGGATGAAAGACTCGATGAATCTCTCCTTAGCAGCTACGTGGTACAGCACGAGAGTGGACTGGATGTTCTGTGCTCGCCCGATGCGTTGGGTGGGCCGGTGACAGGGAAATGGGGCTCACTCACTTTTGAGCGGGTCGTGACGTTCTTGCGCAATCACTATGACTGCATCATTGTGGATGCCAGCGCGCGAGATCCGGAATTGGGGCCTCTGGTCTCTCTGGCGGACTGGATGCTCCTGGTTGTCTCTGCGGAAGTAGCACCAGCCAGGAACCTGACACAATTTGCCAATTTCTACAGCCCGCGCGCTAGAAAAATCATGGTCATAGTGAACCATGAGGGCAGGAGCGCTGTTTCGGCGGCCGACGTTGCCGCGCATGTCTCTGTCCCGCTGCTTGCAGCCTTTCCCTATCTCAACGGTGTGGTCGCCGCCGCGGTGAATGCAGGACATACAGTCGCGCGCGAACACCGGACTTTCTTTGGACCGCTGGAGAAGTGCTTAGAGCTGGTCGAGCCGGAAGGAGCCAGGTATGAGGAACCGCGAAAAAAGTGGAACCGTTGGTGGAGGAGATAG